The sequence gttaacggttcacatattgctgaagcctggcttggagaattttgagcattattttgccagcatgtgagatgagtgcaattgtgaggtagtttgagcattctttagcattcattgcctttctttgggactggaatgaaaactgaccttttccagtcctgtggccactgctgggttttccaaatttgctggcatattgagtgcagcactttcacagcatcatcttttaggatttgaaatagctcaactggaattccatcacttccactagctttgttcgtactgatgctttctaaggcccacttgacttcacattccaggatgtctctggctctgggtgagtgatcacaccattgtgattatctgggttgtgaagatcttttttgtacagttcttctgtgtattcttgccacctcttcttaataccatCTGCTTCTCTAGAtcgataccatttctgtcctttattgagcccatctttgcatgaaatgttcccttggtatctctaatttagGAACTCAACATTTctctcattttacatatgaaactGCCATTCGTAGAAGTATAGTGTCTTGTCAAATGTCACATGGCTAGTGAGTCAGTATTCCTTCCATCCTTCACACTTCCTTCCTTGTCAATGAGCCCTTTGCCCTGGCCAGTCTGCAGTCATACTTCTGCCAATTCCCAAATATCACCCTACATGTAAGAGGTAAGGGTATCCTTTGATCCTTCACCCCTGTTTAAAGAAGACCCAGTTTCCAGAACAGGCTCTCTCAAGAGTTTCCTTCCCTGAGCAGCAGCTCTGGTTTGTTCAAAGGGAGAAGAGTGATTACAGGGATCAGCTCTGATGGCAGAGAAGATTTTCCTCCATCTCTCCCCCTTTCAGACTCAATTTCCTCAAAAATGCTCTGTGGAGATGGATATTGAAACGACACATGCCATTCAGGGACCAAAAAATATATAGTTATCCCAGATGATTGACAATGTAGGAGCAGTTTTGAGGATGTACATGGAGCACCCAGAAAACCACCAATGAAACCAAAGAACTTTCTGCACAAGACTTCTCGTCCTTCATGCCCTGACATAACACAGGAGCTGCTGCCTTTCCTGCACTGTTTATTGCTGTAATGTGTCAGTGGGGCAAACAGAAAGCAGGCAAGGAAGGCTTAATTATAAAAAGGAATCTTTTCAAGACACTTTaattccctcattttttttttcctgacaagaactcacacacagacacaaaaatgtGAACCTACTTTAATCTGGGGCTCTTGAAATTACTGCCAATGTGATATCTTAATAGCTGTTGGTCCAATCTCagaatttcaaaattttctggCTAAGATTTTCTGTTGTTGGAGGCAACAAAGCAAAGAGATTGAAAGTGTGGACTCTAGAGACAGCCTTCTGCCTCTGAgttccatcccatccctcagcaCCCAGGGGGTCTTGGGCAACACATGCCCAAGCCCCAGTTGCCTCATAtctgaaatgaagagaagaaaatatgaaaagaatgtaaCAGTCCCTGGCACTTAAATACTAAGTGTTCATGTGTTTTAAATGTCAACTATGTTAATATCATTATATTTAAGTAGCCCAAAGAGTTCATATATCTTAAGTATCACATATAACACATGGATATATGTGTGAATTGGTATAAAATGACCAAGTATACATGTCTCTGTCAGTCACTcaaaaacatgtaaattattataaaagtaatttgcTTATTGTGGGAAATGTTTGGACTATatagaagtagaaagaaaaaataatcaccaCGTATTAtctaaatttgttgttgttaatttgctaaatcgtgtccaactctttatgaccccatggactgtaacactgTTTAATGACATGTGActatatttatgatatataacTTGCTCTATTCACTAGTCATATATCAGACGTATAGGCATGCCATTAaacattcctagatatttaagcTGTCTGACCGACCTTCAGCAGGGCTGGCGCCACCATGTTCTCTCGGGCGGGCGTCGCTGGCCTCTCGGCCTGGACTGTGCAGCCACAATGGATCCAAGTTCGAAACATGGCAACTTTGAAAGATATTACCAGGCGACTAAAATCAATCAAAAACATCCAGAAGATTACCAAGTCTATGAAAATGGTAGCAGCAGCGAAATATGCCCGAGCTGAGAGGGAGCTGAAACCAGCCCGAGTGTATGGAGTGGGGTCCTTGGCTCTTTATGAAAAGGCTGATATTAAGACTCCTGAAGACAAGAAGAAGCACCTCATTATCGGTGTGTCCTCAGACCGAGGGCTCTGTGGTGCTATTCACTCCTCGGTTGCTAAACAGATAAAAAGTGAGGCGGCCAACCTTGCAGCAGCTGGGAAAGAAGTTAAGATTATTGGAGTTGGTGATAAAATCAGGAGTATACTTCACAGGACTCATTCTGACCAGTTTCTGGTGACATTCAAAGAAGTGGGGAGGAGACCCCCTACCTTTGCGGATGCATCGGTCATTGCCCTTGAGCTGTTAAATTCTGGATATGAGTTTGATGAAGGGTCTATCATCTTTAACCGATTCAGGTCTGTCATCTCCTACAAGACAGAAGAAAAGCCCATCTTTTCCCTTGACACCATTTCAAGTGCTGAGAGCATGAGTATCTACGATGACATTGATGCTGATGTGCTGCGGAATTACCAGGAATACAGCCTGGCCAACATCATCTACTACTCCCTGAAGGAGTCCACCACCAGCGAGCAGAGCGCCAGGATGACGGCCATGGACAACGCCAGCAAGAACACGTCCGAAATGATTGACAAATTGACTTTGACATTCAATCGCACCCGCCAAGCTGTCATCACCAAGGAGCTGATAGAAATCATCTCTGGTGCTGCGGCTCTGGACTAATGAAAATCAAGTTTCATCTCAGACAAGAGGTAAAGAAGAATTCAGCAAGCTGATTTTGTTTTTAGCTTACTGCTGTCCTTGTCAGAAGAATTTGTTGGTCCATTGTTCAGATTACTAAAGACAGCAAGATATTTGTAAATTATCTTACAATAAAtgactcaacataaaaaaaaaaaaaaaaacattcctagatatttaatatgAATTAAATAGCTATATAATCTTCCATCTGAATACATCATAATTCATTTAACTGATCCCCAActattggacatttaggttgcttccaacatctttacaatattaaaaacaacattgAAATGAACAGTCGAAAATAAACTACTGTGCACTTCCAAGTTCTATTCCCTaaggataaattcctaaaaatagAATTTCCAGGTCAAAAGTTCTGtgcaatttttaatattatatataggaCCATAGCACCCTCCAGGAAGGGTGTATCACTCTCTCAAGGGGTGTAtgagtatttctttttcctgtatttACCACCCCGAGCATTCCTTATtcaattctttcaacttttttttttttttaattgcactcCCACTATTTTCCAGCATTGTTGGGAATGTCTAGAACACAGACTCATTTCAGTCTGGCAGCTTTATCTCTCAACTTTACTTTCAGAGAAATAGGACTGTCTGAAAGTACAACAGGGCAAGGCAGGGCTTCTGTCTCTACGGGTCTCTAAAACAGGAATGTGCCAGTCCTAGTACCCCCTTCTTGCTGCTCTTGGGTCCTCTTCTGATCTAAGCCTTCTGCATAACGTGTGTCAAGAGCTTATAACTCAAGGTAGAGGGTTTCAATGCAAACACCAACTCTAGTGGATTATACCTGGATCTCCgattgagaaggattctgaggctaTATTTGAGTTCATTTGAAAGAGGACTgtgattgattagtgatgtctgccaccAAGATAGGAATGGGAAATAGTGGTCTGTATACTTAGATTCTGTTACTTACTCAATTCCAGGTTTCGGCTGTCCTTAGGACCTTATGGATTCATGTGCCATTTTCCTAtatttctgacttctttttctcctttcttgttcCTTATATTCTCCCCTAATTTGCtttgctttctccttcttttgTTTTGGTACTTCACACATATTTCTCATCTCTGTAAATTTTGTCTCCTATAGACCACACCCCCATTGTGTTAAGCTTGCAGAGAGCTCACTGTTGCACTTTCTTGCATGCCCTTGATCTTCCCCAGCCTCTCTACTCCTACAGATCATCCACTCAGTTTCTCACGTGTTACCAGAAGCTGTCAATGGCAAACAGTATTCCATCAATTTATTCTTGCTAGACTGACCACAGGAGGGCTGTTTCCATCAGGAAGCCCCATTGTTCAGTCAGAAGATGCCTGATGCTCTGATAGAGTCACCAAGAATCCACACCCACAGGAAACAAAGCACATCATTTATGATGCCTTGTTCATGTTACAGCATCCGCTGACTGCTTCACGAGCTCCTGGAGACTGGTAAAATGTCACCTGGAGAACAGCTCGTTGCTGGCCCAGTCCTGTGGACAGGCCTCATGGGGTCAACTGTCTTTGGGTTTAGTATTACATTTCCCATAAACAACCTCCCTTTACTGAGCTCTGACATGGACCAGACATCGTGCGAAgggtttacatgtattatcttaaGGAATCTTCCTGCTCATCTGGAGGCTGATATCATCATTGCCCCAttctatagataagaaaactgaggcttggtgagtcttaagtaacttgccccaaaTCACTCTGCTAAGGAGCTGAGGAGCCTCCAACTGGTCTGTGCAGCTCCACATCATACATGAGTCAATATAATACACTGCTCTTTGTGAGGGGACCAAGGTGTCCCACTTACCCATCCTGCCCCACTGAAGAACTCAGAAATAAGGAAGACAGAATTGCCATCTTGGAGTTAAACCATACAACCAGCATACAATGGATTAGATCAGCAAACTGCAAGGTGGTTTTAAAGAGATAGTCTGTCTTCCAGGTTTGTAAGAATAAAGATATTagtaaatttaaacaaaataattgtgTCCCTTTGAAGGAAGCTTGACTACAATCAGTAGACATTTTCAAAAAGGGGActgaggacttgcctggtggtatagcggagaagaatctgcctgccaatgctggggacacaggttcaatctctggccgaggaagagtccacatgccacagagcaactaaaagcccatgcaccctaactacttaagcctgtgtgcctagagcctgtgctccacaacaagggaagccactgcaatgagaagtctgtgcactgcaatgaagagaagcccccactcaccgcaactagagaaagtctatgcaaaaacaaagacccagcacagccaaaaaataattttttaaaaatccaaaagagGGGGACTGAAAGGATGGTCACCAAGCACCACCCAGGAGAGAAGTGAGTACCCCAAGTCTGCTCTGTAAGGCTATGCGTTCATTAAACTATCATGTACAGAGCACCTGCCCCATGCCAGCTATGGTCTCAGCACTCATGGAGCCAACACTCTACTCAGAAGTTCACTTACCAAGAACTAAGTCTGAGCATCAGGGCCTCACCTGCCGTGGGCCCCTTCCAAGAGCCCCAATTGTGTTCATGGGGTCATGTGGTTTTATAAAATTTGCCAGAGTAATATCCTTCAGTGGCCATCAGTTAAGGCCATTGCCTccacttttattttctcactgtatttaaaataaatattcacttctGTGCTGACTTAATTTGGTTCCCCTGGAAGCAGCCCTTGGGACAAGAATGGGAATACGGTTGGTTTATCTGGGAGGCGTATTGGCAGGCATGTGGGGAAATGAGACCAGGAAAGGCAGTCAGCCAACAAAGGCTGCATTATCAAGCCAGCTCCCACTGTGGGTGTCTGGAACGTAATCCCATGGGGGCCTTTGGGGaacagaatgttttaaaatacgggttttattattatttagctgAGACAAGGCCAGCAGATCAGGAGGCGACTGCCATTGAAAAGATAGCTTCTTACTCACAGTTCCCAAGAGGAGGGGACTCAGTACATTGGGAGCCACATGGAGAAGCACCAGGAGGCAGAGGGATGGGGTGCCATGAAGAGACTTTATTGAGGTTTCTTACGCCGGAATGGTTGAAGCAGGTTAAGTACATTTGTGACTGGCTAACTTGACTAATTTCCATGGGTTCTGGGTACAGGGATACTCTTCGTTGGCTGACACCTGGCCCTGGGGTAGTTAGGGAAAGGGATGATGACTTGAAGCATGAGAGCCTGACACACGAAGAAGGTGCTTGGATAGGTTGGTTTGAATGTGAAGGATACATGGACGGTGCATATTTGCTATCTCTAAGACTTGgctaaccctgctgctgctgctaagtcgcttcagtggtgtccgactctgtgcgaccccatagatggaagcccatcAGGATGTGGGTATTCTCCCACAGTGGGTCAGCAAGGCCTCAGAGGTCAAAACAACGGCAATACAGAAAATACATGGTTGATGCCCAGGATAGAACATACACCTCACTGACGTCCCACCAGAGGGACGAGGCAGTCACTGGCCGAGGGCTTCTGAGTGTTGTGGTAGGAGTTATTTCCccaacactgttggtgggcaAAGGCCCTTGGAGAAATCTGGGGGTCCTCACGCTGAATGCCAGAGCCTGTGGGACATGAG is a genomic window of Cervus canadensis isolate Bull #8, Minnesota chromosome 22, ASM1932006v1, whole genome shotgun sequence containing:
- the LOC122424880 gene encoding ATP synthase subunit gamma, mitochondrial-like isoform X2 — its product is MFSRAGVAGLSAWTVQPQWIQVRNMATLKDITRRLKSIKNIQKITKSMKMVAAAKYARAERELKPARVYGVGSLALYEKADIKTPEDKKKHLIIGVSSDRGLCGAIHSSVAKQIKSEAANLAAAGKEVKIIGVGDKIRSILHRTHSDQFLVTFKEVGRRPPTFADASVIALELLNSGYEFDEGSIIFNRFRSVISYKTEEKPIFSLDTISSAESMSIYDDIDADVLRNYQEYSLANIIYYSLKESTTSEQSARMTAMDNASKNTSEMIDKLTLTFNRTRQAVITKELIEIISGAAAL
- the LOC122424880 gene encoding ATP synthase subunit gamma, mitochondrial-like isoform X1, which produces MFSRAGVAGLSAWTVQPQWIQVRNMATLKDITRRLKSIKNIQKITKSMKMVAAAKYARAERELKPARVYGVGSLALYEKADIKTPEDKKKHLIIGVSSDRGLCGAIHSSVAKQIKSEAANLAAAGKEVKIIGVGDKIRSILHRTHSDQFLVTFKEVGRRPPTFADASVIALELLNSGYEFDEGSIIFNRFRSVISYKTEEKPIFSLDTISSAESMSIYDDIDADVLRNYQEYSLANIIYYSLKESTTSEQSARMTAMDNASKNTSEMIDKLTLTFNRTRQAVITKELIEIISGAAALD